The following is a genomic window from Doryrhamphus excisus isolate RoL2022-K1 chromosome 3, RoL_Dexc_1.0, whole genome shotgun sequence.
ttaataataatagggaaTATTTTCAGGGAATATTTTAAAGCTTGATGCTGCTAATGATACTCGGGCCGTCACCATCAAAACGGAGTAAACATAGAAGGTGGATTAGCCCTTTGAGAGGAGAGTGTGTGGCTTTGTCTCAGGTCAACATTGTGGTTCTTACTCACAGCCTGACCTGATCTTAATAAGGGTGAGTTCTGTGGGGTCTCTTAGTTACTaagatcaggggtgcccaaactgtCTTCACCGAGGGCCGCATACATAAAACTTTAAGACATCTTTTGCATTAaggatgctaaaaccaatccaatgtaggcCATCTTAGCTTAGCGTAATATCTCATAGTGTATCTCattcataatacattttatttgtttttacaataagcagattcaataaaaaaaaagagcaagaaTGCCCTcctgtgccgcactttggacaccactggccATGACTTTGTATTTCAAACAATGGTTGTGCATCTGTCATATCAACAAAGGCATTTTTGTTAAAGGTACAATGACGAGTACAGTCTACATTgaattagtattaatatttgcCAGAACCATGTGACCCATGACTTAATCTTTTTCACGTCTGTTTGTCTTTGCAACAATAATAAAGGCAGGACAAAGTACCTGGACATCTCGAGTGTTTCTGTAGGCAAATCCTGTTTGAAAACGGTGTTAAGACAACTCTAGATCagctaaaaacaacaaacacaatgCTCCATAGAATGTaggaataaatgtaataattgctCACAAACCACCAATAAAGTGCTTCCACCTAGTGTCTAAACctctaaatactgtatattcacaGGGCCAAATGGACTAATAATGCTGTCCTTTTCTCTTATTGACATGTGAACACTTGAACTCCACTAGACCTAAAGCAAGTAAGTACTCTCATTAAGGCGTGACTGTGTACGGTGCTATGCTACACTGTATGCTCCTTAGTGGCGTTCCCcttttaaaacacacacctcacaCACTGATGGAACTGCAGGAAAATTCACAGTAAATCAAAACCTCTACTACTATTGGTACAAAGAGCAACCAGTCACTCCTGTTTTTGACTCTGTGTTTACAAATTCCCTGCATTTTCATAAATCTTGTAGTCTGCACATAAAGACATTTAGAAATTCCAGGCACTCACTTTGATTGCATTAAGCACAATAACATTTTAAGGAGTTGCACAAATTGCAGCAGCCAAAACGGTATGTAcatatgttaatttttttgtgtacatACCAACAGATGTAGACGTAAAATAAATTAGTTGAAGGAACACTATAGCCAGCAATGTAAATGAACTTATTGTACCAGTGACTGGAACGGTTTGACAACATCCTGTCACAAATAACATTTGGATGATAACTGTTCTTCAGATGCAAAAAGGACACATAACGGCCAACTCATATCTCAcaacatgtgttcatgtgttacTTTCTCCCGACCATCTGAATGTAAAACCAACTAAAACAGTGACAGCTAGGTAATACATCATTTGAGTGCAGCGTTGAAATAGTCAGACGCCTGACATTTGCAGCTGAATCACGTGGCTGTAAACAAGAGTCAACCGCAACCCCACTGCCAAAGATTCTGAAACTCGCCACAGATAcaccactctttttttttttttaactcccaCCCGCTCACTGCAGCAGCTCTGCCTTTTTCGTCGGAGTAGTAGACTCACCTTCACCGGAGTCAGACACATTGATCGGGCTGTCCCTGGAGAAGACTTCTGTTGATTCCCTCCAAATGCAGTCAGCCACGGTCTTAAAGGAATGATTGCCACATTTTGGCCGCACCTTTTGAGAAGCATTGTTGACGATCTGGCGGCTGTTGGAGGTGGCTATTTTGATCTTGAGGGCAGCGTCTACACGGTCCACTACCGTGTATGTGCCAATGCTGCCATCCTCAAAGCCAATGATGATGTTCAAAGCTCTCTGGGAAAGCGAAAGGAAAGTGGGCGTCTTGTATAAGGAGCATGTGCCAATACTCTTCCCGTCAGCGAGACGCATCACAATTAGATTGGAAACAACGCCAGCGTCGTCGTCCTCATCACAGTTGCGGAAGCAGATGTATACGAGATAACGGCCGTCTCGGGATAATTTTTGACGCCAGATTATACCGGCAGCATGGACCAGCCTCAGCTTCCCACTGTGTAGGTCCAGCACATTAATATTTTCGTCACCTTTCGACACAATTCCTTGTTTGCCATTGGGTGATATCTGGAAATCCTCAAGATTTTTAAGAAAGTTGGCCGGCAACTGGACACGTCTGCATACGGCTTCGTCCGCCACGCTCCAGATGAAGACGGTCTCTGTGGACGTGATGAACACGACACAGTCAGGGCAGTCAGGGATAAGTTTGAAATTGACGATAGTGATGCCGTCATCGCAAACAAATTTCTTAGATACGCTGCCCGACCACAAGCTGACAGCGAGGAGCTTGTTTTTGGAGGTTCCCACCAGAAATGTATTGGCTGTGGTGACCAATGCGTTCTGGAGCGTGACTAGGATGTTGCAAACTTTGTGTCCTGTAGCAAGTCTCCAAACTCTTGAGGCATTTTGCTCACAAAGGGACACAACAAACTGGTCATTGTGGGTTATTAGCAACTGGGATATCCTCTGTCCATTGATGCGAAAGATGTTCTCCCCAGAGCTGGTTTGCCAGATGTACTGACTGCACTTGTCATCTGATGTTACCATGAGATCACCTGAGGAGGTTAGCACACAGTTTTCCACTATGCCCTCGTGCTTGAAGACAGTCTCTATAAATCCGGTGCTAAAGTTCCACTTATGGACTGCTTCTGAGCCATCCATTGTAAACACATAATCCTCTCTACCTGACAACTGCAATGTTTGAATCTTCTTGCCCGTTTTGTCAATATTGGACATAGCTGTGATGATATCAATGTCCCAGACAGACAGCACTCCGCTGCTGGCAACAGAAAGGAGCAGGTTGTGGTGGACTGATTTGATGAGTTTGACAATGGCTCCTGATATCTCGATCAGGCTGGCCATGCACTGCCCGCTGTCCCTCCTCCACACAAAGATAGAAGAGGTCTTCTCCATTGAGGCCACGATGCTTTGTCCGTTTTTAGAGAGAACAGCAGCTACAAAGCGTTCACTACGTTTAGCTTTGAACTTCTCCACCATTTTCCACACTTTTGTATCTAGAACCTCAATGCTTCGAGCCTTGCACAGGAGAATTGAGCGCTGGTCTTCAGACAACTCAATGCTGACCACCTCACTGTCATCCCCTCTGCAGTCATAATCCTCCATCAGACGTGGGTTGGTGATTTCTTTGGTGTTCCATACTGAGAGACTGCCTTCATTGTCAATCATCACCATTTGGTTGAGTGTGTCCAGGACAAGAATGGACTTGACAAAACCTCCAGAAAATTCCGATGTAACAGTGGCCAACTTGTCCCCATTACCCAGATGAAAGATGGATGCGGTGTTGAGGTACTGTCCACAGAAGGCATACATTCCATCTGGAGAGCACTGGACACACGTCACCTCGTACCAGCAATGGAACTGATAGAGAGGCCAACCGTAAAGTAAATCAATAACGTTGACGTCTTTACTGGCCTCAAGCCAAGCTAAAGCATGGTGAGTGGATAAAGTGAAGCCATTGATGAAAGCCACCCCGCCACTGATCCCACCATGCTTGGAACCTTTGATTTCAACCTCGGATAGAAGGCAGGATTTATGATTATCGTAGATCAGAAGCGTGTTTTTAGTGGTGGCCACAACAAGATATTTCTCATCACTGGTTAGCCTGATTCCCAGCACAACAGATCTGGCTGTGTCGATCTGTCGCAGAAGTTGTCTAGTCTCGACATCCCATGTGCTGACAGACCCATCTTCAAGTGCTACGAGGACAATGTTTGGGGCTAGAGTGGGTAGGATCTCCACAATCTGCATGTAACTTGAGCACAAAGGAAGCCTCTCTGGACTGTAGGTGACATCCATGGAGGAGTGCAGAGGCACAATCGAGCAGTACTTGGGACCATCCTTGTCGCACTCCAGAAGGAGGTGTCGAAGCTTGGGCAGGGACGTGACAACTGGCAAAAGCCTTTGCTGCAGTTCTGCTGAGAGAGATGCTGGGTTCTTCAAAACCTTTACCTTGATGCCGCGAAGAGTGGTGGATAGAAACTTCAGTTCTTTTTCCTGGGTGTAACTGTACGCCAAGTCAATATCGTTTAAGGCCTTTTCAAACTGGCCGATCTTGATCATTGTGTACAGCCAGCTGAAATTCATGATAACGCCAAACATGAGGTCATCAGTGCGCCCGCTTCTGGTGAGGTGGAACACCAACTCTGTCATCTTCCTgtggttgacaaaaaaaatgtcaggttCCAAAAGGTTGCACTGGAAGACCCAAGGCTGTTCAGGTGTTTGCCTGTCGTAAGAGTACTTGTCAGATGATGTTTTCTCATGAGATTGTTGATGTGGGTTTTTGTGGTGTGATATATTTTGGGAAGTGAAGTGATTGTTGTCGTACGTAAAGATCTTCTTTCTGCCCCCTGACCATGCTCCCAGGAAGTACTCCGCGAGAAGGCTGTGCATTTGATGGACATCCTCCTCGTTGCCGAGGTACAGCTTCTGGGCAATGAGATGCAGGTGTCTGTTGGCCCAGACCATCAGAGTGACGTTGCGTACCTGACGTTCTACCAGATAACCTTCCAGCTCCTCTTTGAGCCTTGCTACCAAGTCATAAGAGATTCTCAAGGGATTTTTGAGGTAAGATGCAACTATAACGTCACCAAGAACTATGTTATCCAGGGATAGAATATCCTCCAACTCGATTTCAGTTAAGCCGGCCTTGGCCATGGTGATATATCCTAATGCTCTAAAGACAAATCGTTGGCCCAACTTATTCTCGACTGAATAGAACAGCTGCTCTATGCTTTCATGGACTGTAGAGCACAGGGACTTCTCATCCACATCTTTGTGGGACCTCCAGTGGACTACCTCTCTGTAGATGAGATTGACAAACATTGGCAACGTACACTTGGCTAGAGCCTCGTTTACATAGATCTGCTGGCCGGAGGTGACCTTTCTCTTGACGCCAAGTAACTGTTGCTTTAATGTCTGGCTGCAGACTTTGCGATCCCGCTGTGTTAACTCCACATAATAGTCGTCATCATGAATGGCATGTCGGAGCTTCTGTAAGATTCCATGTTTATTGGGCAAAGTTGAGACTACAATGCGGACCGTCCGAGGGAGGTGTATGGGAAGCCACCAGAGTTTGCGGGCTTCGTCGGCATCCGACAGCTGCTCAAGGGCATCCAGGATGATGACCAAAGGCCTGTGGAAGGAAGATTCCCCAAGGAGGTTGACCAGGAGCTCCCTCATCTCCTGGATCTTGTTAGGCAAAAAGTGAATCAAGCAGCGATAGTTTATTGCAATCTGTTCACAGATGCTCTGGAGGAGGGTGCGCAAGTCTGTGGAGGACTGACTGGAGCCAATGAAACGGACAATGACCACTGGGTCAGTTTCTGGGCCCATCTCTTTCTGCAGCCACGTGTAGGCCTGAAAAACAACAGTATGGGTAGAGGTTTACGTTTGCATGGTTGAATGGATACCAAAACTAGACTCTCTCACCTGTTTGGCAACTTCAGCAAGCAGCAAAGTTTTTCCCGTGCAGGGTCCCCCATGTACCACAAGCGGACTCATCCTACTCCCTTTAGATGGCAAAATATACTCCTGCACGTAATCCAAGAACTCAGCCTTGTACTCATACAGTGCTGCATATGCTTTGCAGAGGGACAGGTGTTGCAGGATCTCATCGTACAACGGGTCGGTCTCTGTGTCAAAGTTCTGCTGAACTGTGGCCTGAATGATATCCACCATGTCCTCGTAGAACTGTTTGCACAGACCCTCCACATAGTGGCTCTCCACTTCCTGGGAGTAGCCGAGCTTCATGTCACAATGCGTGACAGAGGAGTAAACGCGCAGGTTGGATGCCGCCACCACTGTTGGTATGAACTCATCCCGCACCTTCAACAGGCGCTCGTAGGCTTCCTGGTTGCGCATGATGCGGTCACCGTTCACCACAATGTCCATGTAGCGGGCCATCTCTGGGAGTTTGGCAAAACGGTCAAAGTTTGAGATCTTGCGAATGTAGCAAACACATTTCCTGAGAAAGGCAGGAGTTTGTTTCCCGAGGGCAAAGTCTAATTCATCCTCCAAggctgaaatgacaaaaaaaacagaacttaTTTGTCACTTTAGTACACACTGATCAATTGCGCCTGGTAACCTAAACTAAATGGCCACTATTTTCCTAAGCTGTCAATAAGAAGCTGCTTAAAATGCAGCCTGCGTGGAATGCTGGACATCCTCCTCAGATAGAAGTCTAACAGATGTAGATTTCTTTCAGGCGATAATCTGAAAAGCTTTAGTAGCCCTTTTGCCAGCGATTACATTGATTTCCCTTGAGATTCATTTAAGCGGAGCCAAAGTTGATAACGTTCGCGACTGAAGTGTAAAAGAGGCTCCCCCACAAAGACTCTGCCAGCATCTCCTGTGTAGTTTTGTTCGCGCACTGGCCTGCTAATTAGATCCAAGAGACATGTGTTCCAAGTTTGGAAGCAAAACTTTAGGAAAACTTACAGGAGATGGCAGGCGTTTCTCCAGACAGTGGTCAATTACGGAGAATAACATTTTTCTTACAGTAAAGAATATCCCCTGATTTAAGTTATTATTTCTATTCACTGTGGTTCATCTTTTTGAAACAAGGCAATTTGACAATTTGTCATTGGCATGCTACTATCTCCTCAGAGAAGAAGGATTAAGCAGATTAAGATGCATTCTCTGACATGGAAAAGCAGACCTGAAACTAACCAGAGCAAAGGAATTTCTTGGCCTGAGCGCTCGGCATTGTTCCCTTCTCTTGAAGCTGCAGCACCGCCGTACGGAAGATCCGCTTGATGTCTTCCGACACTTTCCTCCAGGCCTTGTCATTCTTGGTCTTGGCCGCGCTGCTGGACTCCATCTAAGTTGGTTGGCAGGCAGGGAAAGGACAGATTGACTTTACCCTGCAGATTCACGCCACACACTGAGAGAGGGGATTGCATGCAGAACTGCTTGACTTCTCAGAATTCATGCCAAAGCATTTAGTCGGAAGTGCACGTTCTTTCTTTGCATtaagtttaagacaaagaaatGAGAAGCAAAACATCACAAAGGCAGGCAAATGGACCTCTGATTTATGGGCTCATTCACAAGCTCTTTCATCGATGCACTCACAGAGTTCTGGTAGTTCTTAAGCATTTGGGCTTTGGGTTTGAGGTAGTATGCGGGTGGCACAGAGTTTTCATCCCTGCAGTACCACTCGTCTAAGATGTGTGTGTCCAGCCCGGCCTCCATCGCCGCGTCCAAGATCATCTCAAACTCTGCCGATTCCACTTCACCTGGCACTCGAATGCTGCCATACTTCTCCCCCACCAAACCCTGAAGAAAGCATAGCAGGGAAAGAAGAGGTCAGCAAGGCAAAGCACGAGCCAAAGGGCAGGGAAACGTATTGAAGGAAATTCATCTCCGGCATTGTTGGACTGTTTGTAACCCGGTCGGCCATTTTTCATGTGTGCATTTTGATAATTGCTTCACCTCATCATCATGGATGtcgtttttaaacattaaatgccacattttggacacaacTCTTCCCAACTGAACTTGtttgcaggatattttggtttTCTGGATGTTTTTGCTCTGTCAATGTGGATTATGAAATCTGTTTCAACCTGTGCACCGCAATAAAAGAAGTCTTAAATTGTGAAATGATATATGTCTCCCTTTTAAACCATTTTAAGGGATCTGCTTTATGCGTGGAAGGAATGGCACTAAACCTAATACAGTAGTTAAATATGGGATGTAGATTTGGAAGGATAATGTGTGTGGGCTCATTAGTTTAATATTCTAATCATCACCACCCATGTCTTCGTCATCATTACACAGGAAATCTCTTCTCCCGTCTTTGTTGCACACTTTGAAATGACAACTGACTTAGTATCCGCTAAAATGATCCGGGGTATTCCTTGATATGCTCCATCCGCCACATTCAAGAACAACCTTTGAGAGAAATGAAGCTTTCCACTCCACGACTGGCTGATCtttatttcctgtgttggaACACATTCTCAGCCTTGGGGAAAAGCCACTAAACTCCAAGGCGAAGGACCCAAGTGGAAAATGATGCTTGCACGGTGGTGCCAGTGGCGCCTGAGAGACATGCCAAATCGGGTCGGTCCTGGTTGCCTCGGCAGTCACAGCGGGAGCAGATGCAAGGAACATGTCAAATCAAGATCTGTCGGACAGCGTCCTCTGTGATCTTGTTGACATGTGTCCATGTCGCACAGTCTCAAAGGAATAAATCAACTGCGGTGCAATGATGCACCATCAAACACAAAAAGGAATGTCATCACTTTTAAAGGAAGAATTCACAGTTTGGTATAGCACTGGCATTGAAGAAAACAGGCCAGTGGGGCCACAAGCAAGTGGTGTGCAACGTGACATCCCACTCAGGCTTCCTGCTTAAACAGAAACCTCAATGGATTTTTGCAATGCAGATAGATCATCTTCCAACAAGGGGTCAAACCTCCAGGACCAGGCGATCATGTTAGCCTTACATCACGCTAACTGAATGGGGAGTGGAGCAAAGAGAGAAAAATCAAGGTTACTTTATCCCCAACTATCCTCTTTCACGGCCAGACGGGAGAAAAAGCACAAGTGGAAGTGGCGAGGCTGATATGTGTCCTTGAGGCGTTTATGGAGGGAGAATTTGAGACCGTTGGAGAGCTGAAGAGGttgagcagaagaagaagaagaaaagacagTCGTGGCTCATTGTCATGCTTACCATCACCATGCCAACCCCTGCAATCACTATGGAAACCATCTTTATTGACAGATTAGAGAAAAGCCCCCCTGGTCCAGGTGTGTCGTGTGTAGACCTGGGTGCATTTGTGGCTTTTACTGCTGCTCGTATAACAGCTGGATGCTCCTTAAGACTTAAGACCATTGGATTCCCAGGCTCACGTACAAACTTTCTGCTCATTTCACCTTTTAACAATGACGTATTATTGGattactgtatgttttattaTGGTGGCATCGAACAGGACTTTGACAACAAAGTGCTCTAAATTGCATTCTTCCAACTAATTTGATTTCAGTGGAAATATATGGAATGTGTTTGGCATTTATTGCCTCAGCACCAACTGGTCCTGAAGTTGGCCGGCTGATGCTCTAAGATGGTCCAGGCGGTACCTACAATGTCTGACACAAAGTGACATCTACCCAAAAGAGCCCACTACTAAAATATGCCATCAAACATTTAAGCAGTCTGATGTGGCATGACGAGCACTGCTGGAGCACCCATGGGTGAAG
Proteins encoded in this region:
- the LOC131126419 gene encoding NACHT and WD repeat domain-containing protein 2 isoform X1: MKRMNPRWKSPPMWPSGVGSRQPCPRESALRRAAISGNIPALPPHHVPSGRSVRVFICANPDDTEAERNALKEHVYPKLRDFCRENYGIEFQVVDLYWGVDPEEWDSPELQRLRMKLLEECLKTSVGPCFVGLVGEKYGSIRVPGEVESAEFEMILDAAMEAGLDTHILDEWYCRDENSVPPAYYLKPKAQMLKNYQNSMESSSAAKTKNDKAWRKVSEDIKRIFRTAVLQLQEKGTMPSAQAKKFLCSALEDELDFALGKQTPAFLRKCVCYIRKISNFDRFAKLPEMARYMDIVVNGDRIMRNQEAYERLLKVRDEFIPTVVAASNLRVYSSVTHCDMKLGYSQEVESHYVEGLCKQFYEDMVDIIQATVQQNFDTETDPLYDEILQHLSLCKAYAALYEYKAEFLDYVQEYILPSKGSRMSPLVVHGGPCTGKTLLLAEVAKQAYTWLQKEMGPETDPVVIVRFIGSSQSSTDLRTLLQSICEQIAINYRCLIHFLPNKIQEMRELLVNLLGESSFHRPLVIILDALEQLSDADEARKLWWLPIHLPRTVRIVVSTLPNKHGILQKLRHAIHDDDYYVELTQRDRKVCSQTLKQQLLGVKRKVTSGQQIYVNEALAKCTLPMFVNLIYREVVHWRSHKDVDEKSLCSTVHESIEQLFYSVENKLGQRFVFRALGYITMAKAGLTEIELEDILSLDNIVLGDVIVASYLKNPLRISYDLVARLKEELEGYLVERQVRNVTLMVWANRHLHLIAQKLYLGNEEDVHQMHSLLAEYFLGAWSGGRKKIFTYDNNHFTSQNISHHKNPHQQSHEKTSSDKYSYDRQTPEQPWVFQCNLLEPDIFFVNHRKMTELVFHLTRSGRTDDLMFGVIMNFSWLYTMIKIGQFEKALNDIDLAYSYTQEKELKFLSTTLRGIKVKVLKNPASLSAELQQRLLPVVTSLPKLRHLLLECDKDGPKYCSIVPLHSSMDVTYSPERLPLCSSYMQIVEILPTLAPNIVLVALEDGSVSTWDVETRQLLRQIDTARSVVLGIRLTSDEKYLVVATTKNTLLIYDNHKSCLLSEVEIKGSKHGGISGGVAFINGFTLSTHHALAWLEASKDVNVIDLLYGWPLYQFHCWYEVTCVQCSPDGMYAFCGQYLNTASIFHLGNGDKLATVTSEFSGGFVKSILVLDTLNQMVMIDNEGSLSVWNTKEITNPRLMEDYDCRGDDSEVVSIELSEDQRSILLCKARSIEVLDTKVWKMVEKFKAKRSERFVAAVLSKNGQSIVASMEKTSSIFVWRRDSGQCMASLIEISGAIVKLIKSVHHNLLLSVASSGVLSVWDIDIITAMSNIDKTGKKIQTLQLSGREDYVFTMDGSEAVHKWNFSTGFIETVFKHEGIVENCVLTSSGDLMVTSDDKCSQYIWQTSSGENIFRINGQRISQLLITHNDQFVVSLCEQNASRVWRLATGHKVCNILVTLQNALVTTANTFLVGTSKNKLLAVSLWSGSVSKKFVCDDGITIVNFKLIPDCPDCVVFITSTETVFIWSVADEAVCRRVQLPANFLKNLEDFQISPNGKQGIVSKGDENINVLDLHSGKLRLVHAAGIIWRQKLSRDGRYLVYICFRNCDEDDDAGVVSNLIVMRLADGKSIGTCSLYKTPTFLSLSQRALNIIIGFEDGSIGTYTVVDRVDAALKIKIATSNSRQIVNNASQKVRPKCGNHSFKTVADCIWRESTEVFSRDSPINVSDSGEGESTTPTKKAELLQ
- the LOC131126419 gene encoding NACHT and WD repeat domain-containing protein 2 isoform X2 produces the protein MWPSGVGSRQPCPRESALRRAAISGNIPALPPHHVPSGRSVRVFICANPDDTEAERNALKEHVYPKLRDFCRENYGIEFQVVDLYWGVDPEEWDSPELQRLRMKLLEECLKTSVGPCFVGLVGEKYGSIRVPGEVESAEFEMILDAAMEAGLDTHILDEWYCRDENSVPPAYYLKPKAQMLKNYQNSMESSSAAKTKNDKAWRKVSEDIKRIFRTAVLQLQEKGTMPSAQAKKFLCSALEDELDFALGKQTPAFLRKCVCYIRKISNFDRFAKLPEMARYMDIVVNGDRIMRNQEAYERLLKVRDEFIPTVVAASNLRVYSSVTHCDMKLGYSQEVESHYVEGLCKQFYEDMVDIIQATVQQNFDTETDPLYDEILQHLSLCKAYAALYEYKAEFLDYVQEYILPSKGSRMSPLVVHGGPCTGKTLLLAEVAKQAYTWLQKEMGPETDPVVIVRFIGSSQSSTDLRTLLQSICEQIAINYRCLIHFLPNKIQEMRELLVNLLGESSFHRPLVIILDALEQLSDADEARKLWWLPIHLPRTVRIVVSTLPNKHGILQKLRHAIHDDDYYVELTQRDRKVCSQTLKQQLLGVKRKVTSGQQIYVNEALAKCTLPMFVNLIYREVVHWRSHKDVDEKSLCSTVHESIEQLFYSVENKLGQRFVFRALGYITMAKAGLTEIELEDILSLDNIVLGDVIVASYLKNPLRISYDLVARLKEELEGYLVERQVRNVTLMVWANRHLHLIAQKLYLGNEEDVHQMHSLLAEYFLGAWSGGRKKIFTYDNNHFTSQNISHHKNPHQQSHEKTSSDKYSYDRQTPEQPWVFQCNLLEPDIFFVNHRKMTELVFHLTRSGRTDDLMFGVIMNFSWLYTMIKIGQFEKALNDIDLAYSYTQEKELKFLSTTLRGIKVKVLKNPASLSAELQQRLLPVVTSLPKLRHLLLECDKDGPKYCSIVPLHSSMDVTYSPERLPLCSSYMQIVEILPTLAPNIVLVALEDGSVSTWDVETRQLLRQIDTARSVVLGIRLTSDEKYLVVATTKNTLLIYDNHKSCLLSEVEIKGSKHGGISGGVAFINGFTLSTHHALAWLEASKDVNVIDLLYGWPLYQFHCWYEVTCVQCSPDGMYAFCGQYLNTASIFHLGNGDKLATVTSEFSGGFVKSILVLDTLNQMVMIDNEGSLSVWNTKEITNPRLMEDYDCRGDDSEVVSIELSEDQRSILLCKARSIEVLDTKVWKMVEKFKAKRSERFVAAVLSKNGQSIVASMEKTSSIFVWRRDSGQCMASLIEISGAIVKLIKSVHHNLLLSVASSGVLSVWDIDIITAMSNIDKTGKKIQTLQLSGREDYVFTMDGSEAVHKWNFSTGFIETVFKHEGIVENCVLTSSGDLMVTSDDKCSQYIWQTSSGENIFRINGQRISQLLITHNDQFVVSLCEQNASRVWRLATGHKVCNILVTLQNALVTTANTFLVGTSKNKLLAVSLWSGSVSKKFVCDDGITIVNFKLIPDCPDCVVFITSTETVFIWSVADEAVCRRVQLPANFLKNLEDFQISPNGKQGIVSKGDENINVLDLHSGKLRLVHAAGIIWRQKLSRDGRYLVYICFRNCDEDDDAGVVSNLIVMRLADGKSIGTCSLYKTPTFLSLSQRALNIIIGFEDGSIGTYTVVDRVDAALKIKIATSNSRQIVNNASQKVRPKCGNHSFKTVADCIWRESTEVFSRDSPINVSDSGEGESTTPTKKAELLQ